TTTGAATTGTCGATTACAGGAAAATTAATCTTTATAATATCTGCGCCCAATTCACACCCTACACGTGCAGCGTAGTCTACAGCGTACAGAGATTCTTTTCCTCCCTTTTCTTCTATGGCTTTTCCCATAGGATAAGACCAAACTATTATTGGCATTCCATATCTATCTGCTTCTCTTTTTACTTTCCTAAATTGGGCAATATCTTCCTTTTGATTGGGAGTCCCAACATATAGAGTATATCCAACAGCATCTGCACCCAGTCTAATGGCATCTTCTAAACTAGCTGTCAATGGAGAAACTGGCGCCTCATCATCAGGTATTGAAGTTTTCCCATTTAATTTTAAAACTAGAGGGATGACGCCAGCATATTTTTTCATATATTTTTCTGCAAGTCCAATATGCATTACAATCCCGGAGACTCCAAGACTTACGGCTAGATTAATAACATATTCAGGATCTAGACTTCCAGGATTTGAAAAGAAGTCACGTGGCCCATGTTCTAAACCGTGATCAATGGGCAATAGATTCATTGTTCCGTTTCTCAATCCATGACTGCATAATAATCTATACAATCTAACTCTTTTTCCTAAAGCTAGGTCCAAATTACTTAAAATATCCATATTTTATACCTCCATTATCAAAAATATAACAAAAATAGCACCAAAACTATCATTGAGATAAAAATATGAATCTATTGCCCAAACTACCCAATAATATTTTCTTTTTATCTAATATAACTTTATCGGTATTTTGATATAATATGTTACTTAGAATTTACAACTGAGTAGAATGCAGCCCCATATAAACTAACGTTATAGTCACGGATTAAATATACTGGGATAGAATTAAGAACTTCTTTCTGAGTCTGACAATCGATAAATTCATCTAAAAACTCTTTATTTTCAAGTATATCCTTATTTTTCATTGCTATACCCCCCGCAATATAAACACCACCTAATGAAAGAGAATCTAAAGCAAAGTTTTTTGCGCATCTGCCATAAAACTTACTGAATAGTCTAAAAGTTTCTCTACATTTAGGATCTATATTTTTGTATTTTGATATAGCGGAAGGTCTATCATTGGATTTTTCTATTATTTCATCGTATTTTGTTTTTTCATAATTTCTAGTATTTTTTAAGAATGAGTATATACTTTCTATGCCCTGTCCGGACAGTATATCTTCGTATCTTACGGGGACTTCAAGATTCTTTTTTTCTTTTACATAATTAATTAATTCAAATTCAAAAATATCTTTAATGGGAAAATCTGAATGGCCTCCTTCACTAGGGAGTGACTCATATATGCATTTATGACTGTTGAAGTAAAGTATTGACTTTCCAAGCCCAGTTCCTGCACCGATAATTGCTTTAGTTTTTTCAATATTTTTTTCATTAACCCCCGGCTTAATAATCAAAATATCCTCTGGTCTGTATTTAGTAAGGTAATTTATTCCGTAACCTATTGCTTGGAAATCATTTATTATATGTACTATACCTAAACCAGTTTCTTTTTTAATCTCATTTATATCGATTTTCCAGTTTAAATTTGTTAAATTTATTATATTCTCTTTAAAATTTACCCCCGCACACCCGAAGCATGAAACATTTATTTCGATATCATGATTCTCTTTCCCAAATTTTAGTATTTCTTTCATAGGTGATATTATTGAGTTAATTTTTTTGCTATTATAGCGTTTATAAAAAAGTAAATAAGGGATATTTTCACTTATCCCGCAAATACCTATAGTGGCGTTGGTCCCTCCAATGTCAGCGACAAGAACATGTTTATTATAAAAAAGATCATTTTTTGAAATGTATTCTATTCCTTTTTCATTTACCAACTTACCACCCAAAAAATTCTTTAAATTATATATTAATTTTTACGTTTAAATAGCTTAGTAATTTTATGATTAATAATTTAAACTAAAAGCCCATATAGTAAATGACTTGGTAAAATGAAAAGATTATTAATAGTTTCAAACAGACTGCCTATTACTATAGAAAAAAACAATGAAGATTTAAATTTTAAGCACAGCGTGGGGGGTCTTGCTACAGGGCTTTCATCTTTCTATAAAAATTATGATAGTGCTTGGATAGGCTGGTGTGGACTTTCTTCAGATAAAATAAATATCGATGAAAATAAATATATAAAGTCAAAGTTATTGGAAGAATACCAAAATTACCCTGTTTTCTTGTCAAAAAAAGATATTGAACAATATTATAATGGATTCTGTAACAGTACTTTATGGCCACTTTTTCATGGATTCACACAGTATACAGAATATATAAAGAAGAATTGGGAGGCTTATAAAAACGTAAATGAGAAGTTCTGTGAAGCCATATGTGAGATTGCAAATAATGAGGATATAATTTGGGTCCATGATTACCATTTAATGCTACTTCCAAAACTAATTAGGGAGAAATTGCCACATACTTCAATAGGGTTCTTCTTACATATTCCTTTCCCTTCTTTTGAGATCTATAGGCTACTGCCATGGAGAAGAGAAATCCTTGAAGGGATACTTGAAGCCGATTTGATTGGGTTTCATATATCTGATTATTCAAGGCATTTCTTATCTGGGGTATTAAGGATATTGGGATATGAAAACGTTGCAGGCAAGGTCTTCACAGGGAAACATTATTCTGAAGTCGATGCATTTCCTATGGGGATAGAGTATGATAAATTCTCAAGTATGATAAAAGATGAAAATGTTCAGAAAAAAATAAATGAGATAAGGGAGAAAATAGGGGAATATAAAACTATTTTTTCTATAGATAGGCTTGACTATACAAAAGGAATTCTCCAAAGACTTGAAGCATATGACTATTTTCTAGATAAATACCCCGCGTATAGGGGAAAGGTCGAACTAATCCTTGTAACGGTTCCATCAAGAACTAAAGTTGAACATTATGAAAAACTTAAAAACAAGATTGATGAAACTGTCGGAAAAATAAATGGGAAATATAGTAGAGTAAACTGGACTCCGATTAGGTATCTATATCGTTATATCTCATATTATTCTCTTCTTTCACTGTACAATCTTTCTGATGTGGGATTAATAACGCCCATAAGAGATGGTATGAATTTAATTGCTAAGGAGTTAATCGCTTCAAAAAGTGATGGAAAAGGAGTACTCATTCTTAGTGAAATGGCCGGTGCTTCAGTTGAACTTGGAGAAGCATTGATAGTTAATCCAAATAATGTAGAAGAAATTGCAGATGCAATTAAAAAAGCATTGGAAATGCCAATTGATGAACAGATTGAAAGAAATAGAATCATGCAAAAAAGATTAAAAAAATATAATGTGACCAGATGGGCAGAAGATTTTATAGAAAAACTCGATGAAGTAAAAAATGAACAGAAAACGCTTGAAGTAAAACTTATCCTACCTTCAACTAAACTTAGCATGATAAATAGCTACAAAAACAGTGAAAATCGTTTATTCTTACTCGATTATGATGGGACTTTAGTTCCTTTTTCAAATGCCCCCCATAAAGCATTGCCAGATGCTGAATTAATCTCTGTTCTAAAAAATCTATCAAATGATAATAAAAATAATGTTGTCATAATAAGTGGGCGAGATAAAAATACTCTTGAGAATTGGTTTAAAGATATTAATTTGAGTCTTATAGCTGAGCATGGTGGGCAAATTAAGGAAAAAGGAAACAATTGGATTTTGACTGAACCAGAGGAAGTAGAATGGAAAGGAAAAATATTGCCTTTATTAGAACTGTATGTTGATAGAACGCCGGGATCATTAATTGAAAGTAAGGAACTTTCTCTTGTTTGGCACTATAGAAAAGTAGATCCAGAGTTAGCAGCTATACGATCTAGAGAACTAAAAGCCGCTTTAATGCACCTAACTTCTAATCTAAATGTAGGGGTCTTTGAAGGTAATAAAATTATTGAAGTTAAGAACATAAATATAAATAAAGGGCATGCAACTTCAAACTGGCTTAATAAAAATAAATGGGACTTTATAGTTGCAATTGGAGACGATTTCACAGATGAAGATATCTTCAAAGTAGTTCCGGAAAATGCATATTCTATAAAAGTTGGTATTGAGCCTTCTCAAGCTAAGTACAATGTTGAATCGTACAAAGAAGTTAGAAAGTTACTAAAAGAATTAAACTCTCTAGAATCAAACGATTAGTCTTCTTTTCATCAGTTTTATTGAAACAAAGAAGAATATTGTTGTTGTTGCTAAAATCCAGAGTAGACTTGTTACTATAGAAAAACTGTAAACACCCAATGTTAATGACCTATTTATTATGACTATATGGGCCAAGGGTAGTATGGCTAAAGCTACGTATTGTATTGCTTCTGGTAAAACTGTCATAGGAAAGAAAGTGCCACTGAACAAAAACATTGGCGTAATAAATAGGAAATTTGGATAGCTTAAAGCATCAATTGTCGGGCTTAATGCAGTAAAGCACATGGCAATACAGGAAAACAATAGCCCTCCAAGAAATGCAAATGGAATAATAAGTAGAGATGAAGGCATTTCTACAACACCAAATGCCAAGAGTACAGGAAGCATTATTGTAGCATATATGGTGCTTCTAGTTGCCCCCCAGAATAATTCTCCTGCAATAACTTCTTCTATTGATATTGGGGTGGCTATCATGGCATCAAATGTCTTTAGGTAATACATCCTGACAAATGAGGTATACGTACACTCAAAAAAGGATGCGGTCATTACAGATATAGACACAAGTGCAGGGGCAATGAATTTTGCATATGGGACTCCATCAACACTTTCTATGAATCCACCCAATCCAAATCCTAATGCCACTAGGTATAGGATTGGTTCTAAGAAAGGTGGAACAAAGTTTAGCTTCCAGGTTTTGAAGAATGTTATGATGTTCCTCCTCCAAGGTTTTAGAAGTCTATAGCTTAATCCAAACATATCTATTCCCTTAGTTTTCTCCCTGTTAGTTTCAAAAATACATCTTCAAGTGTTGCAGGTCTTGCCGTGACGCCACTATCCACACATTCTTTAAGTATTAGATTAGTTATATCTGATACATTTTCACTGTATACCTCTACACTTTCATTTGCAACTTCATATTTAATATTATTTTTTTCTAGGCATGTTTTTATCTCTAGAGTATTTTCTGCCTCTACGATGTGTTCCCCAACATATTTCTTAACAAGATCCTTTGGGGCACCTTCAACTAGTATTTCTCCATTGTCCATAATAACAAGCCTATCGCAGAGACGTGCAGCCTCTTCCATGTAGTGAGTTGTTATGATAACAGTTATCCCTTTTGAGGAAAGATCCTTTAGTTTTTCCCAGATCAGATGCCTTGCCTGAGGGTCAAGGCCTGTAGTTGGCTCATCCAAAATCAATAGCTTGGGCTCATTGATCATTGCTCTTGCGAGTACAAGCCTTCTCTTCATCCCCCCAGAAAGCTTTTCAACAGAACTATCCTTTTTTTCTGTTAGTTGCACATACTCGATAAGTTCATTAGCACGTTTCTTTGCTTCATCTATGGGTATGTCAAAATACCTGGAATACTGGATAAGGTTTCCAATAACTGAGAAATCCGGGTCAAGATTATCCATCTGAGGAACGACGCCCATAAGCTTCTTTATTTCTTTTTGATTGCGTTCAACATCAAGGCCAAATACCTTTAATTCTCCACCCGTCTTCGGCGAAACACACTGGATCATCTTCATTGTTGTCGTTTTACCTGCCCCATTTGGTCCTAAAAAGCCAAAAACCTGCCCTTCATTTACCTTGAAATTGATCTTATTGACAGCTATAACATCACTGAATTTCTTTTCAAGATTTTTGGCCTCAAGGACTATAGTCAAGTACTCACCAGTTGAAAAATTGTTCCTAATTATAAAAGTCTTTACTAATCGATTAATTTATATATTAGTTGTTCCAAACATTATATTGGGAGAAAAATGGCATCTATTGTGTACCTGTATATTGCAATAGCCAATTTTGTTTTGCTTCTAATTGTTTATTCATCCCTTGTAAAAAATAAAAATAAAATCAAATATCTATACGCCCTTGGGATAACTGAAGTGCTGTGGGTAGTGTTATACATATTTCCTTTCAGGAAATTCACATCTGACTTTGTTGACTGTATAATAAAATTACTTTAATTGATATTATGCCGAGCTATTCTAACAACTGGAAGGTATGTCTAAAATTTAGCCCAGTTAGCAATCTTATCCTATCAAATAGTAAAGCGATAAACTATTTCACAAGGATAGAGTTGTTTGATGAAGATCCTGGAACTATTGAAGCGTTATGGGAACTTCCAGGTGCAGTATCCCTATTGAACAAACAACAGGAAGATGGATCGTGGAAATATTCTGGAGGTAAAGAGGAGATCCGCTCACAGATGAATTACAATCAGCTTGAAACCTATCGAATAATGCGAGTTTTAATCGAAAAGTACGGCCTAAACAGCACAAATAATGCAATTTCAAGAGCCTGTGAATTTCTATTTTCATTCCAAACTGACGAAGGGGATTTTAGAGGCATATACGGGAACGAATACACCCCAAATTACTCTGCAGGCATAATGGAGATGTTGATAAAGGCAGGCTATGGAAAAGATGACAGGATTGATCTTGGCATCAATTGGCTTTTGTCGATGAGGCAAAATGATGGGGGATGGGCCATACCTTTTAGGACTACAAAGTGCAAGATATCTGAAGTATTCTATAAAGATGAGAGAATTGAACCAATCAAAAATGATCCAACTAAGCCGTCTTCTCATTTAGTAACTGGGATAGTTTTAAGGGCCTTTGCAGCACATGGGCACTACAGAAAAACAAATGAAATAAGAAAAGCCGGAGCGTTTCTCAAATCACAATTTTTTAAGAAAGACAACTATAATGATCACGGCTCACCCGAGTACTGGGGGAAGCTAGCTTACCCTTTCTGGTGGACAGATATTGTTTCCTCTCTTGATTCCCTTTCCAAACTCAAATTTACTAAAGAAGACTACGACGTCAAGAGGGGGCTAGATTATTTAATTGAAAATCAAAGACCTGATGGGACATGGAAAGTATATTATGGGCTTCCAAAGGACGATGAAAACGATTTATGGATTACCCTGGCAATTTGCAGGTTATTTAAGAGATTTTATTCAATTTGAAAGAATCCGATAGTTTTAAATATCGATTACTATCATTAATTTGTAATAATGGTGTCAATTATGAAAGGAAAAATTGCTATATTAATTTCTTTATTAATTGTTGTTTCTTTTATATCAGGA
The window above is part of the Methanofastidiosum sp. genome. Proteins encoded here:
- a CDS encoding fructose-bisphosphate aldolase codes for the protein MDILSNLDLALGKRVRLYRLLCSHGLRNGTMNLLPIDHGLEHGPRDFFSNPGSLDPEYVINLAVSLGVSGIVMHIGLAEKYMKKYAGVIPLVLKLNGKTSIPDDEAPVSPLTASLEDAIRLGADAVGYTLYVGTPNQKEDIAQFRKVKREADRYGMPIIVWSYPMGKAIEEKGGKESLYAVDYAARVGCELGADIIKINFPVIDNS
- a CDS encoding bifunctional alpha,alpha-trehalose-phosphate synthase (UDP-forming)/trehalose-phosphatase; protein product: MKRLLIVSNRLPITIEKNNEDLNFKHSVGGLATGLSSFYKNYDSAWIGWCGLSSDKINIDENKYIKSKLLEEYQNYPVFLSKKDIEQYYNGFCNSTLWPLFHGFTQYTEYIKKNWEAYKNVNEKFCEAICEIANNEDIIWVHDYHLMLLPKLIREKLPHTSIGFFLHIPFPSFEIYRLLPWRREILEGILEADLIGFHISDYSRHFLSGVLRILGYENVAGKVFTGKHYSEVDAFPMGIEYDKFSSMIKDENVQKKINEIREKIGEYKTIFSIDRLDYTKGILQRLEAYDYFLDKYPAYRGKVELILVTVPSRTKVEHYEKLKNKIDETVGKINGKYSRVNWTPIRYLYRYISYYSLLSLYNLSDVGLITPIRDGMNLIAKELIASKSDGKGVLILSEMAGASVELGEALIVNPNNVEEIADAIKKALEMPIDEQIERNRIMQKRLKKYNVTRWAEDFIEKLDEVKNEQKTLEVKLILPSTKLSMINSYKNSENRLFLLDYDGTLVPFSNAPHKALPDAELISVLKNLSNDNKNNVVIISGRDKNTLENWFKDINLSLIAEHGGQIKEKGNNWILTEPEEVEWKGKILPLLELYVDRTPGSLIESKELSLVWHYRKVDPELAAIRSRELKAALMHLTSNLNVGVFEGNKIIEVKNININKGHATSNWLNKNKWDFIVAIGDDFTDEDIFKVVPENAYSIKVGIEPSQAKYNVESYKEVRKLLKELNSLESND
- a CDS encoding ATP-binding cassette domain-containing protein, translated to MTIVLEAKNLEKKFSDVIAVNKINFKVNEGQVFGFLGPNGAGKTTTMKMIQCVSPKTGGELKVFGLDVERNQKEIKKLMGVVPQMDNLDPDFSVIGNLIQYSRYFDIPIDEAKKRANELIEYVQLTEKKDSSVEKLSGGMKRRLVLARAMINEPKLLILDEPTTGLDPQARHLIWEKLKDLSSKGITVIITTHYMEEAARLCDRLVIMDNGEILVEGAPKDLVKKYVGEHIVEAENTLEIKTCLEKNNIKYEVANESVEVYSENVSDITNLILKECVDSGVTARPATLEDVFLKLTGRKLRE
- a CDS encoding ABC transporter permease, with amino-acid sequence MFGLSYRLLKPWRRNIITFFKTWKLNFVPPFLEPILYLVALGFGLGGFIESVDGVPYAKFIAPALVSISVMTASFFECTYTSFVRMYYLKTFDAMIATPISIEEVIAGELFWGATRSTIYATIMLPVLLAFGVVEMPSSLLIIPFAFLGGLLFSCIAMCFTALSPTIDALSYPNFLFITPMFLFSGTFFPMTVLPEAIQYVALAILPLAHIVIINRSLTLGVYSFSIVTSLLWILATTTIFFFVSIKLMKRRLIV
- a CDS encoding terpene cyclase/mutase family protein, which codes for MPSYSNNWKVCLKFSPVSNLILSNSKAINYFTRIELFDEDPGTIEALWELPGAVSLLNKQQEDGSWKYSGGKEEIRSQMNYNQLETYRIMRVLIEKYGLNSTNNAISRACEFLFSFQTDEGDFRGIYGNEYTPNYSAGIMEMLIKAGYGKDDRIDLGINWLLSMRQNDGGWAIPFRTTKCKISEVFYKDERIEPIKNDPTKPSSHLVTGIVLRAFAAHGHYRKTNEIRKAGAFLKSQFFKKDNYNDHGSPEYWGKLAYPFWWTDIVSSLDSLSKLKFTKEDYDVKRGLDYLIENQRPDGTWKVYYGLPKDDENDLWITLAICRLFKRFYSI